A genomic segment from Glycine max cultivar Williams 82 chromosome 1, Glycine_max_v4.0, whole genome shotgun sequence encodes:
- the LOC102664945 gene encoding receptor-like protein 54 isoform X1 — protein MRAHKLLLFFIQFCLINYSANIFPANGYFLGHQCSIVLHLKNNLIFNSTKSKKLTLWNQTEDCCQWHGVTCNEGRVIALDLSEESISGGLVNSSSLFSLQYLQSLNLAFNNLSSVIPSELYKLNNLRYLNLSNAGFEGQIPDEIFHLRRLVTLDLSSSFTSRDRLKLEKPDIAVFQNLTDITELYLDGVAISAKGQEWGHALSSSQKLRVLSMSSCNLSGPIDSSLAKLLPLTVLKLSHNNMSSAVPKSFVNFSNLVTLELRSCGLNGSFPKDIFQISTLKFLDISDNQDLGGSLPNFPQHGSLHDLNLSYTNFSGKLPGAISNLKQLSAIDLSYCQFNGTLPSSFSELSQLVYLDLSSNNFTGSLPSFNLSKNLTYLSLFNNHLSGVLPSSHFEGLKKLVSIDLGFNFFGGSLPSSLLKLPYLRELKLPFNQFNGSLDEFVIASPLLEMLDLCNNNIRGPIPMSIFNLRTLRVIQLKSNKFNGTIQLDKIRKLSNLIELGLSHNNLSVDINFRDDHDLSPFPHMTHIMLASCKLRRIPSFLINQSILIYLDLSDNGIEGPIPNWISQLGYLAHLNLSKNFLTHLQESNTLVRLTNLLLVDLSSNQLQESFPFIPSFITHLDYSNNRFNSVIPMDIGNHLPFMNFLSLSNNSFQGQIPESFCNASSLLLLDLSLNNFVGMIPMCITKLSNTLKVLHFGGNKLQGYIPNTLPTSCTLKLLDLNDNLLEGTIPKSLANCQKLQVLNLQKNLLSDRFPCFLTNISTLRIMDLRSNKLHGSIGCPRSSGDWEMLHVVDLASNNFSGAIPGALLNTWKAMKPEFGHLFFDLVDYYDQKNFKDLLTHTNKSIVAILAKLVTNVPRSILDQTSSDNYNTGELSRYQDSIIITYKGKQIKLVRIQRAFTYVDMSSNNFEGPIPNELMQFKGLNALNLSNNALSGHVPSSIGNLKNLESLDLSNNSFNGEIPTELASLSFLAYLNLSYNHLVGEIPKGTQIQSFDADSFEGNEELFGPPLTHNCSNDEVPTPETPHSHTESSIDWTFLSVELGCIFGFGIFILPLIFWSRWRLWYSKHVDEMLHRIIPQLDFAYQHRGGKRYKILVWRTK, from the exons atGAGAGCACACAAACTCTTGTTGTTTTTTATACAATTCTGCTTAATAAACTATAGTGCCAACATCTTTCCAGCAAATGGTTATTTTCTTGGCCATCAGTGTTCCATTGTCCTCCATTTGAAAAATAACCTAATATTCAACTCTACAAAATCCAAAAAGCTTACCCTTTGGAACCAAACTGAAGATTGTTGCCAATGGCATGGGGTGACATGCAACGAGGGGCGTGTTATAGCCCTTGATCTCAGTGAGGAGTCTATCTCGGGAGGACTCGTTAATTCAAGCTCTCTTTTCAGCCTTCAATATCTACAGAGCTTGAATTTGGCTTTCAATAACTTAAGTTCGGTGATTCCTTCGGAGTTGTACAAGCTGAATAATTTACGTTATTTGAACTTGTCTAATGCTGGATTTGAGGGGCAGATTCCAGATGAGATTTTTCACCTCAGAAGGTTAGTTACTCTTGATTTGTCTTCTTCATTTACCTCACGTGATAGGCTGAAACTTGAGAAGCCAGATATAGCAGTGTTTCAAAACCTTACAGATATCACAGAATTGTATCTAGATGGTGTAGCAATATCTGCCAAAGGACAGGAATGGGGTCATGCTTTATCTTCATCGCAGAAGCTACGTGTTTTGAGCATGTCATCATGCAATCTCTCTGGACCTATTGATTCTTCACTAGCAAAGCTTCTGCCACTCACTGTTCTAAAATTGAGCCACAACAACATGTCAAGCGCAGTGCCAAAATCCTTTGTAAATTTCTCCAATTTAGTCACACTAGAGTTAAGAAGTTGTGGCTTGAATGGttcttttccaaaagatatCTTCCAAATATCAACGTTGAAGTTCCTTGACATCTCAGACAACCAAGATCTTGGGGGTTCTTTGCCAAACTTCCCACAACATGGTTCTCTTCATGACCTGAATCTTAGCTATACAAATTTCTCAGGAAAGCTTCCAGGTGCAATTTCCAATTTGAAGCAGTTATCTGCAATTGATCTATCTTACTGCCAATTTAATGGTACACTTCCTAGTTCATTCTCAGAACTCAGCCAACTTGTTTATCTAGACTTGTCTTCCAATAACTTTACAGGTTCGCTTCCTTCTTTTAATTTGTCCAAGAATCTCACATATTTATCCctttttaataatcatttaaGTGGGGTGTTGCCATCCAGTCATTTTGAGGGCCTTAAAAAGCTTGTCAGCATTGATTTGGGGTTTAATTTTTTCGGTGGGAGTCTCCCCTCATCTCTACTTAAACTCCCATATTTGCGAGAACTTAAACTTCCTTTTAATCAATTCAATGGTTCCTTGGATGAGTTTGTGATTGCCTCCCCTTTGTTAGAAATGCTTGATTTATGTAACAATAATATTCGAGGGCCTATTCCTATGTCTATTTTTAACCTCAGAACACTTCGTGTCATTCAGCTTAAGTCAAATAAGTTTAATGGCACAATACAATTGGACAAGATTCGCAAGCTGAGTAATTTAATTGAACTAGGCCTCTCACATAACAATTTGTCAGTTGATATAAACTTTAGGGATGATCATGACCTGTCACCCTTTCCTCATATGACGCATATAATGTTGGCTTCCTGTAAGTTGAGACGAATTCCTAGTTTCTTGATAAATCAGTCCATATTAATATATCTTGATCTATCTGACAACGGGATCGAAGGACCAATACCTAACTGGATTTCGCAACTTGGATATCTTGCTCATTTGAATCTTTCCAAAAATTTTCTCACACATTTACAAGAAAGTAATACTCTTGTTCGTTTGACAAACCTTTTACTTGTCGATCTTAGTTCCAACCAACTGCAAGAGTCTTTTCCTTTCATTCCAAGCTTTATAACTCATTTGGACTACTCAAACAATAGATTCAACTCTGTCATTCCAATGGACATCGGAAATCATCTCCCTTTCATGAATTTCTTGTCTCTTTCAAACAATAGTTTTCAGGGACAAATCCCTGAATCATTTTGCAATGCTTCAAGTCTTCTCCTGCTAGATCTTTCCCTTAATAACTTTGTGGGGATGATTCCCATGTGTATTACTAAGTTGAGTAACACTCTAAAGGTGTTGCACTTTGGTGGAAACAAACTCCAAGGTTATATTCCTAATACTCTGCCAACTTCATGCACTCTAAAGTTATTGGATCTAAATGACAATCTCTTGGAGGGTACCATTCCAAAATCTTTAGCCAATTGCCAGAAACTACAAGTCCTAAaccttcaaaaaaatttattgagtgACAGATTTCCATGTTTCTTAACTAATATTTCCACCTTGAGAATCATGGATTTAAGGTCAAACAAACTTCATGGATCAATCGGATGCCCAAGAAGCAGCGGTGATTGGGAAATGCTTCATGTTGTTGATCTAGCCTCCAATAATTTCAGTGGGGCAATACCAGGAGCACTATTAAACACTTGGAAAGCAATGAAGCCTGAATTTGGTCACTTATTTTTTGATCTCGTTGATTACTATGACCAAAAGAATTTCAAGGATTTATTGACACATACGAACAAAAGTATTGTAGCTATATTAGCTAAACTTGTTACAAACGTACCTCGCTCTATCCTTGACCAGACATCTTCCGATAATTATAATACAGGGGAGCTCTCTCGATATCAGGATTCAATTATTATTACCTACAAAGGTAAACAAATAAAGTTGGTAAGAATTCAAAGGGCCTTCACTTACGTGGATATGTCAAGCAACAATTTTGAGGGTCCAATACCAAATGAGCTAATGCAGTTCAAGGGATTGAATGCTCTTAACTTGTCAAATAATGCCCTCTCAGGTCATGTCCCATCATCTATTGGAAATTTGAAGAATCTTGAGTCTTTAGACTTGTCAAACAATTCTTTCAATGGAGAAATTCCAACAGAGCTCGCAAGTCTATCTTTCCTTGCATATTTGAATCTCTCATATAATCACCTGGTGGGGGAAATTCCAAAGGGTACCCAAATTCAATCATTTGATGCAGATTCCTTTGAAGGGAATGAAGAGTTATTTGGACCTCCACTGACCCATAATTGCAGCAACGATGAAGTGCCAACACCTGAAACACCTCATTCACACACTGAGAGTTCAATTGATTGGACTTTTTTAAGTGTAGAGTTGGGATGTATTTTTGGCTTTGGAATTTTCATCTTACCTCTTATTTTCTGGAGTAGATGGAGGTTGTGGTATTCCAAACACGTTGATGAGATGCTTCACAGAATCATCCCCCAGCTTGATTTTGCGTACCAACACCGTGGAGGGAAGCGATACAAAATCCTTGTGTGGAG GACCAAATAA
- the LOC102664945 gene encoding receptor-like protein 54 isoform X2, whose protein sequence is MLDLRGRFQMRFFTSEDGVAISAKGQEWGHALSSSQKLRVLSMSSCNLSGPIDSSLAKLLPLTVLKLSHNNMSSAVPKSFVNFSNLVTLELRSCGLNGSFPKDIFQISTLKFLDISDNQDLGGSLPNFPQHGSLHDLNLSYTNFSGKLPGAISNLKQLSAIDLSYCQFNGTLPSSFSELSQLVYLDLSSNNFTGSLPSFNLSKNLTYLSLFNNHLSGVLPSSHFEGLKKLVSIDLGFNFFGGSLPSSLLKLPYLRELKLPFNQFNGSLDEFVIASPLLEMLDLCNNNIRGPIPMSIFNLRTLRVIQLKSNKFNGTIQLDKIRKLSNLIELGLSHNNLSVDINFRDDHDLSPFPHMTHIMLASCKLRRIPSFLINQSILIYLDLSDNGIEGPIPNWISQLGYLAHLNLSKNFLTHLQESNTLVRLTNLLLVDLSSNQLQESFPFIPSFITHLDYSNNRFNSVIPMDIGNHLPFMNFLSLSNNSFQGQIPESFCNASSLLLLDLSLNNFVGMIPMCITKLSNTLKVLHFGGNKLQGYIPNTLPTSCTLKLLDLNDNLLEGTIPKSLANCQKLQVLNLQKNLLSDRFPCFLTNISTLRIMDLRSNKLHGSIGCPRSSGDWEMLHVVDLASNNFSGAIPGALLNTWKAMKPEFGHLFFDLVDYYDQKNFKDLLTHTNKSIVAILAKLVTNVPRSILDQTSSDNYNTGELSRYQDSIIITYKGKQIKLVRIQRAFTYVDMSSNNFEGPIPNELMQFKGLNALNLSNNALSGHVPSSIGNLKNLESLDLSNNSFNGEIPTELASLSFLAYLNLSYNHLVGEIPKGTQIQSFDADSFEGNEELFGPPLTHNCSNDEVPTPETPHSHTESSIDWTFLSVELGCIFGFGIFILPLIFWSRWRLWYSKHVDEMLHRIIPQLDFAYQHRGGKRYKILVWRTK, encoded by the exons ATGCTGGATTTGAGGGGCAGATTCCAGATGAGATTTTTCACCTCAGAAG ATGGTGTAGCAATATCTGCCAAAGGACAGGAATGGGGTCATGCTTTATCTTCATCGCAGAAGCTACGTGTTTTGAGCATGTCATCATGCAATCTCTCTGGACCTATTGATTCTTCACTAGCAAAGCTTCTGCCACTCACTGTTCTAAAATTGAGCCACAACAACATGTCAAGCGCAGTGCCAAAATCCTTTGTAAATTTCTCCAATTTAGTCACACTAGAGTTAAGAAGTTGTGGCTTGAATGGttcttttccaaaagatatCTTCCAAATATCAACGTTGAAGTTCCTTGACATCTCAGACAACCAAGATCTTGGGGGTTCTTTGCCAAACTTCCCACAACATGGTTCTCTTCATGACCTGAATCTTAGCTATACAAATTTCTCAGGAAAGCTTCCAGGTGCAATTTCCAATTTGAAGCAGTTATCTGCAATTGATCTATCTTACTGCCAATTTAATGGTACACTTCCTAGTTCATTCTCAGAACTCAGCCAACTTGTTTATCTAGACTTGTCTTCCAATAACTTTACAGGTTCGCTTCCTTCTTTTAATTTGTCCAAGAATCTCACATATTTATCCctttttaataatcatttaaGTGGGGTGTTGCCATCCAGTCATTTTGAGGGCCTTAAAAAGCTTGTCAGCATTGATTTGGGGTTTAATTTTTTCGGTGGGAGTCTCCCCTCATCTCTACTTAAACTCCCATATTTGCGAGAACTTAAACTTCCTTTTAATCAATTCAATGGTTCCTTGGATGAGTTTGTGATTGCCTCCCCTTTGTTAGAAATGCTTGATTTATGTAACAATAATATTCGAGGGCCTATTCCTATGTCTATTTTTAACCTCAGAACACTTCGTGTCATTCAGCTTAAGTCAAATAAGTTTAATGGCACAATACAATTGGACAAGATTCGCAAGCTGAGTAATTTAATTGAACTAGGCCTCTCACATAACAATTTGTCAGTTGATATAAACTTTAGGGATGATCATGACCTGTCACCCTTTCCTCATATGACGCATATAATGTTGGCTTCCTGTAAGTTGAGACGAATTCCTAGTTTCTTGATAAATCAGTCCATATTAATATATCTTGATCTATCTGACAACGGGATCGAAGGACCAATACCTAACTGGATTTCGCAACTTGGATATCTTGCTCATTTGAATCTTTCCAAAAATTTTCTCACACATTTACAAGAAAGTAATACTCTTGTTCGTTTGACAAACCTTTTACTTGTCGATCTTAGTTCCAACCAACTGCAAGAGTCTTTTCCTTTCATTCCAAGCTTTATAACTCATTTGGACTACTCAAACAATAGATTCAACTCTGTCATTCCAATGGACATCGGAAATCATCTCCCTTTCATGAATTTCTTGTCTCTTTCAAACAATAGTTTTCAGGGACAAATCCCTGAATCATTTTGCAATGCTTCAAGTCTTCTCCTGCTAGATCTTTCCCTTAATAACTTTGTGGGGATGATTCCCATGTGTATTACTAAGTTGAGTAACACTCTAAAGGTGTTGCACTTTGGTGGAAACAAACTCCAAGGTTATATTCCTAATACTCTGCCAACTTCATGCACTCTAAAGTTATTGGATCTAAATGACAATCTCTTGGAGGGTACCATTCCAAAATCTTTAGCCAATTGCCAGAAACTACAAGTCCTAAaccttcaaaaaaatttattgagtgACAGATTTCCATGTTTCTTAACTAATATTTCCACCTTGAGAATCATGGATTTAAGGTCAAACAAACTTCATGGATCAATCGGATGCCCAAGAAGCAGCGGTGATTGGGAAATGCTTCATGTTGTTGATCTAGCCTCCAATAATTTCAGTGGGGCAATACCAGGAGCACTATTAAACACTTGGAAAGCAATGAAGCCTGAATTTGGTCACTTATTTTTTGATCTCGTTGATTACTATGACCAAAAGAATTTCAAGGATTTATTGACACATACGAACAAAAGTATTGTAGCTATATTAGCTAAACTTGTTACAAACGTACCTCGCTCTATCCTTGACCAGACATCTTCCGATAATTATAATACAGGGGAGCTCTCTCGATATCAGGATTCAATTATTATTACCTACAAAGGTAAACAAATAAAGTTGGTAAGAATTCAAAGGGCCTTCACTTACGTGGATATGTCAAGCAACAATTTTGAGGGTCCAATACCAAATGAGCTAATGCAGTTCAAGGGATTGAATGCTCTTAACTTGTCAAATAATGCCCTCTCAGGTCATGTCCCATCATCTATTGGAAATTTGAAGAATCTTGAGTCTTTAGACTTGTCAAACAATTCTTTCAATGGAGAAATTCCAACAGAGCTCGCAAGTCTATCTTTCCTTGCATATTTGAATCTCTCATATAATCACCTGGTGGGGGAAATTCCAAAGGGTACCCAAATTCAATCATTTGATGCAGATTCCTTTGAAGGGAATGAAGAGTTATTTGGACCTCCACTGACCCATAATTGCAGCAACGATGAAGTGCCAACACCTGAAACACCTCATTCACACACTGAGAGTTCAATTGATTGGACTTTTTTAAGTGTAGAGTTGGGATGTATTTTTGGCTTTGGAATTTTCATCTTACCTCTTATTTTCTGGAGTAGATGGAGGTTGTGGTATTCCAAACACGTTGATGAGATGCTTCACAGAATCATCCCCCAGCTTGATTTTGCGTACCAACACCGTGGAGGGAAGCGATACAAAATCCTTGTGTGGAG GACCAAATAA